The following are encoded in a window of Aerosakkonema funiforme FACHB-1375 genomic DNA:
- a CDS encoding arylsulfatase, which translates to MYKRIPKFLLLLSFSTFALIGFSFWKKSSQAQSDSAKKKAPNIVMLIADDMGYSDVGAFGGEISTPNIDALARGGMKFTNFHAGAACSPSRSMMLTGIDNHLVGLGTMAEDLTERQKGNPGYEGYLNDRVVTLPTLLKDAGYNTYMVGKWHLGHDEGHFPSDKGFTQSFSLIQGAATHFSQMGYSPGSPIATYKSNGKDAQLPANFYSTDFYTNKLIEFINQNRRDNKPFFIYGAFTSPHDPLQAPQQYIRKYMGKYDIGWDRIREQRFQRLKQLGIIPNNLQLPPRQPGVPAWDSLTPEKKRYNAKLMAIYAGMVDNLDTNIGRLIAHLKSIGEYENTIFVFMSDNGAAAHDFAAGHKEFEDWFKKEGINNSYENIGNKNSFVAYGEGWADVSATPHYGFKGRVYEGGIRVPAIFYYPKAIKAGTKTTAFASVMDFMPTFLDYAGFKHPGTNYQGRPILPMNGRSLRPLLEGKAARIYGENDAIGFELFGDGNRALFMGDWKVLRVNKPRGDNQWKLFNIAQDPRELVDLGKQYPDKLNKMISLYEQYEKDKGVVYFDDDPDKVFDRGL; encoded by the coding sequence ATGTACAAAAGAATTCCAAAATTTCTCCTCCTCCTCAGTTTCTCCACCTTCGCCCTCATCGGCTTTTCATTTTGGAAAAAAAGTTCGCAAGCCCAAAGCGACAGCGCCAAAAAAAAGGCTCCCAATATAGTTATGCTCATCGCCGATGATATGGGCTATTCCGATGTAGGCGCGTTTGGCGGTGAAATTTCTACCCCCAACATCGACGCCCTAGCGCGAGGAGGTATGAAGTTTACCAATTTCCACGCCGGGGCAGCTTGCTCGCCCAGCCGCTCTATGATGCTGACTGGGATAGATAACCACCTCGTTGGGCTGGGTACGATGGCGGAGGATTTAACCGAGCGTCAGAAGGGCAATCCGGGCTATGAAGGCTATCTCAACGACAGAGTGGTGACTTTGCCCACCCTTTTAAAAGATGCTGGCTATAACACCTATATGGTGGGCAAATGGCATCTAGGCCATGATGAAGGGCATTTCCCCTCAGATAAAGGCTTCACCCAGTCGTTTTCCCTGATTCAAGGCGCAGCGACTCATTTTAGCCAAATGGGATACAGTCCTGGCAGTCCGATCGCCACCTACAAAAGCAATGGCAAAGATGCTCAGTTGCCAGCTAATTTTTACTCGACAGATTTTTATACGAATAAGCTGATCGAATTCATCAATCAGAATCGTAGAGATAACAAACCATTCTTCATTTACGGTGCTTTTACTTCGCCCCACGATCCCTTACAAGCTCCCCAGCAATACATTCGCAAGTACATGGGCAAGTACGATATTGGCTGGGATCGCATCCGCGAACAGCGTTTCCAACGCCTCAAGCAGCTTGGTATCATTCCCAACAATCTGCAATTGCCACCCAGACAACCGGGTGTTCCTGCTTGGGATAGCCTAACGCCAGAAAAGAAACGGTACAATGCTAAGCTGATGGCCATCTACGCCGGAATGGTTGACAACCTGGATACCAATATTGGCCGATTGATCGCTCACTTAAAGAGTATCGGCGAGTACGAAAATACCATCTTCGTCTTTATGTCCGACAACGGTGCAGCGGCTCACGACTTTGCTGCGGGACATAAGGAATTTGAGGATTGGTTCAAGAAGGAAGGTATCAATAACAGCTATGAAAATATAGGCAATAAAAACTCCTTTGTTGCCTATGGCGAAGGTTGGGCTGATGTCAGTGCAACTCCGCACTATGGCTTTAAAGGGAGAGTTTACGAAGGTGGCATTCGCGTACCGGCGATTTTTTACTATCCAAAGGCTATCAAAGCGGGTACCAAAACAACTGCTTTTGCTTCGGTAATGGACTTCATGCCCACGTTCCTGGATTACGCAGGGTTTAAGCATCCCGGCACCAATTATCAAGGCCGTCCCATCCTTCCTATGAACGGACGTTCTCTGCGTCCTTTACTGGAGGGAAAAGCCGCTCGCATTTACGGTGAAAATGACGCGATCGGCTTCGAGTTATTTGGTGATGGGAACAGAGCGCTGTTCATGGGAGATTGGAAAGTTCTGAGAGTCAACAAGCCACGCGGGGATAATCAGTGGAAGTTGTTTAACATTGCACAAGACCCCAGGGAATTGGTTGATTTGGGCAAACAGTATCCGGACAAGTTAAACAAAATGATTTCTTTGTACGAGCAATACGAAAAAGACAAGGGTGTTGTTTATTTCGATGATGACCCGGATAAAGTGTTCGATCGCGGACTGTAG
- a CDS encoding sulfotransferase domain-containing protein, giving the protein MNLVVKNIYSDSTIWNAVNARKTDIIIASCYKAGTTLTQQIVNLLINGNSEFSGYSTLQELSPWVEHTPDPLFASLEEKIDHIEKLPEPRFLKTHLPFDALPYHPEWKYIYLVRDGRDVALSLYNHNAGYDPAFWDVKLEDSFLEFWDNWLETGRHLWPLWDHIDSWLQVRDRPNILLIHYANLIGDKENEIARIAEFLGVKMDAAKKEIVIQQSSLEYMKEYADKFAPPGFIPKAFFGKGKNGVWKDLLTAEKLEKYETFIIGKLGIECANWVKNGGSLPPLLEKTLAEAVERDIK; this is encoded by the coding sequence ATGAATTTAGTAGTAAAAAACATTTACAGCGATTCAACAATTTGGAACGCTGTTAACGCCCGTAAAACAGATATAATTATTGCTTCTTGCTACAAAGCGGGAACAACTTTGACGCAACAAATCGTTAATCTCCTCATAAATGGCAACAGCGAATTTAGCGGTTATAGTACGCTTCAAGAATTAAGTCCGTGGGTCGAACACACCCCCGATCCGCTTTTTGCTTCTCTAGAAGAAAAAATTGACCATATAGAAAAATTACCAGAACCAAGATTTCTGAAGACTCACCTACCTTTTGATGCTTTGCCTTATCATCCGGAGTGGAAGTACATTTATTTGGTGAGAGACGGAAGAGACGTAGCCTTATCCCTGTACAATCACAATGCAGGTTACGATCCGGCATTTTGGGATGTCAAATTGGAGGATAGTTTCTTAGAGTTTTGGGATAACTGGCTAGAAACGGGAAGACATTTATGGCCTTTGTGGGATCATATAGATAGTTGGTTGCAAGTCAGAGATCGCCCCAATATACTTTTGATTCACTATGCCAACTTAATCGGCGATAAAGAAAACGAAATTGCAAGAATCGCTGAGTTTCTGGGCGTGAAAATGGATGCTGCCAAAAAAGAAATTGTCATACAGCAATCTTCCCTGGAATATATGAAAGAATATGCGGATAAATTCGCGCCGCCAGGATTTATTCCCAAAGCTTTTTTCGGCAAAGGTAAAAATGGCGTTTGGAAAGATTTGTTGACAGCGGAGAAGCTTGAAAAATACGAAACTTTTATTATTGGAAAATTGGGAATAGAATGTGCCAACTGGGTAAAAAATGGCGGTTCATTACCGCCATTACTAGAAAAAACTTTAGCAGAGGCAGTTGAACGTGATATAAAATAA
- a CDS encoding aromatic ring-hydroxylating oxygenase subunit alpha encodes MTSKVISVTQNVADTDADVAVPGYWYTDPNIFNQEREKIWYKSWLFAGRLEKLANPGDYITCKIGDEPIFVIRTHSGKLQAMYNVCPHRGMRIVEGQGKCKHLLCPYHHWTYSLDGQLQGVPYAQECFPGLDKSSIALTKVQVDTWGGFIFVNLDPEAGPLRDYLAGSPEHMEQYSQPWEEMRATHGATFEVPFNWKILLENYIDAYHIPMVHSPTLGGRFEMPGFVGGCMSGMHTLQYYDYLVPRERTYISWLFPNTTILTLDEYVLVWQVNPVNPEFTVIEKFLLQTPAQIEKFPMKSEEIISKQFRMVFEEDIPFCRTLQEQVKSRAYNGNQKLAKGPEDGVLYFRKALLQVMNNT; translated from the coding sequence ATGACAAGTAAAGTGATTTCCGTAACCCAGAACGTAGCCGACACAGATGCAGATGTGGCAGTGCCCGGTTACTGGTACACCGATCCCAATATTTTTAACCAAGAACGGGAAAAGATTTGGTATAAAAGTTGGCTGTTTGCGGGTCGATTGGAAAAGTTAGCCAACCCTGGCGATTACATTACCTGCAAAATTGGAGACGAGCCCATCTTTGTCATCCGCACGCACTCCGGAAAGTTGCAAGCGATGTACAACGTTTGTCCCCATCGAGGTATGCGTATAGTTGAGGGACAGGGTAAGTGCAAACATTTGCTCTGTCCTTATCATCACTGGACTTATAGTTTGGACGGTCAACTTCAAGGCGTACCATACGCGCAGGAATGCTTTCCCGGTCTGGACAAATCCTCAATTGCTCTAACTAAAGTCCAGGTCGATACTTGGGGCGGTTTTATCTTTGTCAACCTCGACCCGGAAGCGGGGCCATTAAGGGACTATCTCGCAGGCTCTCCAGAGCATATGGAACAATATTCCCAACCCTGGGAAGAGATGCGAGCAACTCATGGAGCGACCTTTGAGGTGCCGTTTAACTGGAAGATTCTGCTGGAAAACTATATTGACGCTTACCACATACCGATGGTGCATTCGCCGACTTTAGGCGGCAGATTTGAGATGCCAGGTTTTGTGGGCGGCTGTATGAGCGGTATGCACACGCTTCAGTACTATGACTATTTAGTGCCGCGAGAACGCACTTACATATCTTGGCTTTTTCCAAACACGACGATCTTGACATTAGATGAATATGTTTTAGTTTGGCAAGTTAATCCGGTCAATCCAGAATTCACCGTCATTGAGAAATTCTTGCTGCAAACTCCAGCGCAAATAGAAAAGTTCCCAATGAAAAGTGAAGAGATAATTTCCAAGCAATTTCGTATGGTTTTTGAAGAGGACATTCCTTTTTGCCGCACGCTACAGGAGCAAGTTAAATCAAGAGCTTACAACGGCAACCAGAAATTAGCTAAAGGGCCGGAAGACGGAGTTTTATATTTTCGTAAAGCTCTCCTGCAAGTGATGAACAATACCTGA
- a CDS encoding heme-dependent oxidative N-demethylase family protein encodes MSANVETNLKIPKYLPLHIARGKWVLRPALEHMEMSKWIDIDEDLIPQLKLKERLLKESYSDVFASLPGSEAGQQELLEMLIEHLLKYFPEYYRVEGTKIENLKWGKVWDISDYKDAPIALAGQLVQEDICLLQPGEGGYTLKAALMCFPLFWRLPEKIGRPLYQIHGPVPGYPEKLKHPLDLYFENLKPDRPGTRIAWGIVPTPLLVVAWYEPKEGWEKELTPENVGDRLWLRSEYQTIRRLPKTGDIIFTVRSFMDSISSLPPEIRKNLAEVIRQMSPETRAYRVMGPFLEPLLIYLDR; translated from the coding sequence ATGTCAGCCAACGTAGAAACCAACCTAAAAATTCCTAAATATCTTCCTCTTCACATAGCTAGGGGAAAATGGGTTCTCAGACCCGCCCTAGAACATATGGAAATGTCAAAGTGGATTGACATTGACGAAGATTTAATCCCGCAACTCAAACTCAAAGAGCGACTCCTGAAAGAAAGCTACTCAGATGTGTTCGCCAGTTTACCGGGAAGCGAAGCGGGTCAGCAAGAACTATTGGAGATGCTGATAGAACACCTTCTCAAATACTTCCCAGAATATTATCGAGTAGAAGGAACAAAAATAGAAAATCTCAAATGGGGTAAAGTTTGGGATATATCCGATTATAAAGATGCTCCCATTGCGCTGGCTGGGCAATTGGTGCAAGAAGATATTTGTCTGTTGCAACCAGGTGAGGGGGGGTATACTCTTAAGGCAGCGCTGATGTGTTTTCCCCTTTTTTGGCGACTGCCGGAAAAGATCGGACGTCCTCTATACCAAATTCATGGCCCAGTTCCCGGATATCCAGAAAAACTAAAGCACCCTCTAGACCTTTACTTTGAAAATCTCAAACCGGATCGTCCGGGAACTAGAATTGCCTGGGGAATTGTGCCAACTCCTCTATTGGTGGTAGCTTGGTACGAACCAAAAGAGGGATGGGAGAAAGAGCTGACACCGGAAAATGTAGGCGATCGCCTGTGGCTGAGATCCGAGTATCAAACTATCCGACGCTTGCCCAAAACTGGCGATATTATCTTTACGGTGCGGTCATTTATGGACTCAATTTCCAGTCTTCCGCCCGAAATCCGCAAAAATTTGGCAGAAGTGATTCGACAAATGTCTCCGGAAACGCGGGCATATCGGGTTATGGGGCCATTTTTAGAGCCACTGCTTATTTATTTGGATCGATAA
- the gntT gene encoding guanitoxin biosynthesis MATE family efflux transporter GntT, protein MKQMLSNQYDFLPRFFRLAIANVLSNIMVPLASLISVIFLGHLSEIHHLAGVALAANLLNLLYMVLIFLRMGTTGITAQAVGRNDREGVLLVGLRNGLIAIVLGIVIIFLRYPLGEIGFALLKAEANVKAAGIAYFYNQTWGAPAILLNFVLIGWFLGQEKNGLVLVLSGVGNVSKIALDYLFIVKFGWESAGAGVSYAVSQYLALLVGLTFFCTQVNWQEVKAVAGKIWDTAALKSTVTLNGNILISNFVTLTAFVLFNYEAASLGTIIYAENALLLQIFGLCFYFVEGLGFGTETLTGIFKGKGTGEKLVPLVGISVLISFLVGMTFAGVPTLFPDTVFGLLTNHTEVTQNIDVYVPWLLLVLGFTSIGFMLEGYFLGLAEGHTLRNVSLASIVVGFTPTAVAAWHYQNNHILWLALSLFLATRMVSLGVQLPRTFRNDVGDGSVSLPIIEEGSATQLLEEKLEIGSEEKTLIN, encoded by the coding sequence ATGAAGCAAATGCTGTCGAACCAGTATGACTTCCTGCCTCGCTTCTTCCGACTGGCGATCGCAAACGTCCTATCAAATATCATGGTGCCACTGGCCAGCTTAATCAGTGTCATCTTCCTGGGCCATTTGTCGGAAATCCACCACTTAGCTGGAGTAGCCCTAGCGGCAAACCTACTCAACCTCCTCTACATGGTGTTAATCTTCCTGAGAATGGGCACCACAGGGATAACAGCTCAAGCTGTAGGACGAAATGACCGAGAGGGAGTGCTATTGGTGGGACTGCGTAATGGCTTAATAGCCATAGTCTTGGGCATCGTCATCATTTTCTTGCGGTATCCTTTAGGAGAAATTGGGTTTGCCCTGCTCAAAGCGGAAGCAAACGTAAAAGCAGCGGGTATAGCTTATTTTTACAACCAAACATGGGGAGCGCCTGCCATTTTGCTGAACTTTGTCCTAATTGGTTGGTTTCTGGGACAGGAAAAAAATGGCTTAGTTTTGGTGCTGTCTGGTGTTGGTAATGTGAGCAAGATTGCGTTGGACTATCTATTTATCGTCAAGTTTGGCTGGGAAAGCGCTGGAGCGGGAGTTTCCTATGCAGTAAGTCAGTATCTAGCCCTGTTAGTGGGATTGACTTTTTTCTGCACTCAAGTCAACTGGCAAGAGGTAAAAGCTGTAGCTGGAAAAATTTGGGATACAGCAGCATTAAAATCCACAGTGACCCTGAATGGAAACATTTTGATTAGCAATTTTGTTACCCTCACAGCTTTCGTCTTATTTAACTACGAAGCCGCCAGCTTGGGAACGATTATCTATGCTGAAAATGCCTTGCTCTTACAGATATTCGGTCTATGTTTCTATTTTGTGGAAGGATTGGGATTCGGCACGGAAACTCTGACCGGAATCTTTAAAGGCAAAGGAACTGGGGAGAAGTTAGTGCCCCTAGTTGGAATTTCTGTACTGATCAGCTTTCTGGTAGGAATGACTTTTGCTGGAGTGCCTACGCTATTTCCAGATACTGTATTTGGACTGTTAACTAACCACACTGAAGTCACCCAAAATATTGATGTCTACGTTCCCTGGTTACTCTTAGTCTTGGGATTTACTTCCATTGGCTTTATGCTGGAAGGATACTTCTTGGGTTTAGCAGAAGGCCATACTCTCCGCAATGTCAGTTTAGCTTCTATTGTAGTGGGATTTACACCTACAGCTGTGGCTGCTTGGCATTATCAAAATAACCATATCTTGTGGTTAGCTTTGTCTTTGTTCCTGGCAACCAGAATGGTATCGCTTGGGGTACAGTTACCCAGAACTTTTAGGAACGATGTTGGGGATGGTAGCGTTTCTCTACCGATTATTGAGGAGGGATCTGCCACACAGTTGCTAGAGGAAAAGTTGGAGATTGGCTCGGAAGAGAAAACTTTGATAAATTAA